The following are encoded in a window of Schistocerca nitens isolate TAMUIC-IGC-003100 chromosome 9, iqSchNite1.1, whole genome shotgun sequence genomic DNA:
- the LOC126203729 gene encoding fatty acid-binding protein-like, with the protein MPLEQCLGRKYKLEKTENFDEFLKAFGASYLVRKMVQVATPVVELSRDGETYTFTSVSPFKTSVLKFKLGEEFSEERHDGVQVKSVIQLQDDSTLFHLQRGDRDTTITRRFTPERVTITMQVDDIICTKVYKSV; encoded by the exons ATGCCCCTGGAGCAGTGTCTGGGTCGCAAATACAAACTCGAGAAGACCGAAAACTTCGATGAATTCCTCAAGGCTTTCG gtgCGAGTTACCTAGTCCGGAAGATGGTACAGGTGGCGACCCCTGTGGTGGAGTTGTCACGGGACGGCGAAACGTACACATTCACTTCTGTGTCTCCCTTCAAGACGAGTGTCCTCAAGTTCAAGTTGGGTGAGGAGTTTTCAGAGGAGCGCCACGACGGCGTCCAGGTGAAGTCAGTCATCCAACTTCAGGACGACAGCACGCTGTTCCATCTGCAGCGCGGTGACCGGGACACCACCATCACCAGGCGCTTCACTCCAGAGCGAGTCACCATA acaATGCAAGTAGATGACATCATCTGCACCAAAGTCTACAAATCAGTATAA